The region CTGATTGATGGAAAAGCTGTAACAATTACTTCCGTTTCCCCCAAGCTTGGTGAAAGACTTGTCCTCGAACCTGAGGATGGACTTGAGGTCTTGGGGTTTAATGCTACATCTCAGCCTGGGGTAGATGCGGAAATGGTGATTAACGGAGTTACAGAAACACGCGCTCCCGGGGAGTTTGCTTTGGATCATGGTCGAGTAACTGTAGAACTTAATGAACCATTCGGCGAAACTTTGCCCTTGCGTGTGGTAAATGCTGCTATGCAGATAGAAGGAAATATCGGTTTATTTACTGACGCTTATAATGAGTTGCGGAAAACAATATTGCCGTCTGAGGATCTTTTCAAAGATGGTTTTGCAGATATGTGGCGTGAACCGATTGAGAATAATAGAATAAATTATGAATGGATGGGGCTACGGGAAGCTGAAAAGGATGATTTACTCTGGTTTGATTCAGATGTGTTTTACTCTGCAATAGGCTCAGAACCGGATAGGGTCAAAGACCTTTTGGAAGGAGAGGAAAATGGATTGGTCCCTCTTTGGAAAGAAGTGAATGCGACTGTATTAAAGAATAAAGTCAGTTCGTATCTGATACCGAAAACATCACTGCCCGGGCCGTGGCTTCCGGAACCTTCACCTCGTACTGAATTGGAATTAGAAGTTAAGAAAGAGCTTGTTGATACATTTGATACTGCTTTGAAATTTGACTTTGATGAGAATCTTGAAAGCACAGGAAGGTTGATTGCACGGAAAGGGTAATTATAGATTGTCAGCAACAATAGTTCTGGAAGCAGAATCAAAATGAAATTTGACCCTGTTTAAAGGCTTGGTGACTGTAAGGGATTTGTCTCCGATTTTTATTTGCACGCCGGGGTAAACAGTTCTTTTGACTCTTATTGATAATCTCTCAAGACTTTCATAATAATCAGCAAGGTCATTTGAAAGTTTGCTGCGGACTGCTTTTAGCTTGCGTTTGATTTGAGCACGCAGGATAAGAATTTTTTCTATTTGCTGCATTTTATCTGGCGGAGTTCTAGCTAAAATATCTTCATCGGAATCTTGTCCCAATACCGCATTGATTTTCATTAATCTTTCTCGAAGATTTTCTCTTTCTTTGACCAAAACTTGGTTTGAGGGTGCCCTAGAAATGATACTTAAAACGGTACTGACACCTATTTCAGAGCCAAGTTCATTTGCTTCAATTCCAGTCGCAGAGGCAATTGACCCTCCTTGAATAACACCTTTGCCGGTTGTCGCGGTGATGGTTCCTTTACAGCGAACAAGGCAGTTGCTGAGTTCGTGTGCTATCGTAAGGGAGTCTCCGCAGTCAATGCGGGAATTAGCTGCAAATTGTGCTGTTATATTATTTCCTGCTTTCAGGTGTCCCTTTCCAGCCATAATAATGCCGCCGCTGATTTCAATATCTCCGCCTGCACTGACTTCCGCCCCTTCAATTGAGTCCTTAACGAGAATATGACCGGGAACATTGACTACAAAACCTTGCCGAATAGACCCTGTGATGTGAGCTGATCCTTTTTCAAGTCTGATATTGCCAGTGGAGTAGTCCACGTCGCCTTCTGTTTCAAGAACATCAATTACCGATAATTCTCCCTTTTCAAGGGTAACCATACCGGTAGCTAAAGCTTTATAGGTTATTCCGTCAGGCATCGGGGCTACATGAAGCCCGGGTTTAATTTCAAGCGATTGACCTCCTGGGGGAGGAGTCTGTCGTCCGTACACGTCTTCTCCGGCAATACCCTCCTCAGGAGGGTGAATCTTCCCAATGATCTCACCAGGATTGACCATTGGATGCGTGCCTCTTTCTTTAAAATCAATTCTATCATTCTCAAGTGAGGTCCCAATCGATTTGGTTTCCTCTTTTGCATATTCAAACCAGCCATTTTTACCTGCAATCGGTTCAGTGCCTTTTGCAATAACCGTTTCTTTTGCAATTCCTGTTTCTCTGGCTGTTCTTAGAGCCGTTTCTCCTGCTACCAGCAGTATCGGGCGTGAAATGCCAAGAGCCTGTAGGGCCGGTTCTATTTTTTGCAGGGTAATGTTTGAACCGAAGCAGTCGTGTGGAAAAAGTGTTGCTCTGACTTGCATTGAATTTTTTGAAACATGAATAAGAGGGGCAACATAAATTTGGTTTTCTTTTATTTGTACCAAGCCGTATGTGTCAGAAATAAGAGCATTACTTTCTTTATCGTAAGAACAGCCTCCGTCAACTGCAACGGCAAGCCCTTCAGGGGTATCTGTTTTTTCTGTGGGGATGACTTCACCGAGCAGGTTAGCTCCGTTTGAAGCTTTTACCGGAGGAAGCAATGTCCCAAAGACCATGTCCGGTAAAACCGGAAACTGGAAGTCGGCATCGCCAGAAATTGTGCCGTTTTCAGGCTCTTGAGGGTAAGTTCCGCGAACAAGAGCAACATTAAGAATGGATTTACCTTCGCTTGCTCTTTGCAATGCAAATTTTGCCCCGTCAGGGTCGAGTTGTCCTTTATAGCCTGCCAGTTCAAGTCCTTTTTCCATCAGCTCTAAAGAAAGAGGAGCTCCATTCCCGCGTGCAGGAGTATAGCTTGAGATGAAAGCAGCCATCTGGTCGGAGGTCGTGCTGAATTCTAAGTGAGCATCATGGCTTTCGTCTTCTTTTGCGGTTGAAGAAGATCGTAATGCAGAACCTCTGATAGGGGATTCTTGATCTGCCATTGGACTTTAGCTCTTTTATATTTAGATTATGAAGAGTAACTATGATACACTGATAATGCTATTTCTGTGATGTTAATATTATACTATGTTGCGAATTTGTTCAACAAATGTGGACTGGTATTATTATAAATATTTTACTTCTATTTTTTGTTGATAATCCATGTCAGCTCTTCGAGTGTTGAGAGCAATTTTGCGTACATCCCACCGGCTCCTGGTGGAGGTCCGAAAAGGGCATTTCGTTGTTCTTTAAGTCCTCTGGGGAATACCGAATGCGGTTCAATGCGGCGCATGGTCATCGCTAATCTTTCAGCCAGCAGGTAACCTGTCACTCCTTTTTCGAATATTTCTATGTACTTTGAAAAGTCGGCTTTGCAGGAATTCCACATTTGTAAGGCTTCATCGTTTGGTTCAAGTGATGTCACTTCACAAATAAGAGCGTAAAGGCTGTTGATAGAGGCTCCGGGGATTCCTCTGCGCCAGCCCAGGAGCCAAGGGTTACGCCAGAAAAGGAGAAAATGCCCCTGTCCGGTAGTAATGATTGTTTCAAGAGATTTGCGCGTCGAGAGCAATACGGTGTCATCCCATAATACAGGGGTGTCGGACAGCTCCCATGCAGGCACTGAAGGTCTTTCTGTATGCGGTTCATTTTGCACTTGATCAAGAATATGAGACAGCCATATATTCGCTTGCGGAGAAGCTGGAGTTTCAAGATGCGGGTAGCTCAGTATAAAATTACCTTTGCCGAATTCTCCTGAGATAATTGCGGGGCGGTTATGCAGAAAACTAGGCATTAAGCTTATGCCATATAGGTTTTCCCAGTCGCTAAGTGTCCCTTCAGGCAATGACCCTACGCAAAGATCTGCTACCCAGAAATCTGGTCCTGGTTCACTATATTTACCAAGTGCGGTAGTAGATTCAGCTCCGTGTGGTGAAAATTGACCGGGCCACCATACGGGAACGAGCGCTTCTTTACCAAGTGAGTCCGGAACAAGTGGGTGATCATGGTTAAGGTTTAAGCTTATATGACCGCTTAAAAAATGATGAAGGCGATTTTCGAATCCTTTGCGCTCCCAGTCCGTTAAGGACAGCCCGCCAGTGCCGGAAAGTGCAAGTCCGGCTCCTCCGCAAAAGCCTAAGTATGTTCCGCCTTCACTTACATATTGCTTAACCGCAAGTATTCCGGTTCTACCGAGACTGCTGGCTTTTCCTTTTGCCCAGCCGCCCGGAACGATAAGAGCCTTTGGGGGCTTGCTTGAAAGCAATCCCTGAGCTATTTGATGCCCACGCACTAATTTGTGGTCTATGTTCCATGCTTTTAGTGCCCGGTGGAGTAAAAGTCCCCAGATGTGGGAGTC is a window of Desulfovibrio sp. UCD-KL4C DNA encoding:
- a CDS encoding FapA family protein → MADQESPIRGSALRSSSTAKEDESHDAHLEFSTTSDQMAAFISSYTPARGNGAPLSLELMEKGLELAGYKGQLDPDGAKFALQRASEGKSILNVALVRGTYPQEPENGTISGDADFQFPVLPDMVFGTLLPPVKASNGANLLGEVIPTEKTDTPEGLAVAVDGGCSYDKESNALISDTYGLVQIKENQIYVAPLIHVSKNSMQVRATLFPHDCFGSNITLQKIEPALQALGISRPILLVAGETALRTARETGIAKETVIAKGTEPIAGKNGWFEYAKEETKSIGTSLENDRIDFKERGTHPMVNPGEIIGKIHPPEEGIAGEDVYGRQTPPPGGQSLEIKPGLHVAPMPDGITYKALATGMVTLEKGELSVIDVLETEGDVDYSTGNIRLEKGSAHITGSIRQGFVVNVPGHILVKDSIEGAEVSAGGDIEISGGIIMAGKGHLKAGNNITAQFAANSRIDCGDSLTIAHELSNCLVRCKGTITATTGKGVIQGGSIASATGIEANELGSEIGVSTVLSIISRAPSNQVLVKERENLRERLMKINAVLGQDSDEDILARTPPDKMQQIEKILILRAQIKRKLKAVRSKLSNDLADYYESLERLSIRVKRTVYPGVQIKIGDKSLTVTKPLNRVKFHFDSASRTIVADNL
- a CDS encoding BPL-N domain-containing protein, which translates into the protein MSSIYILWDDSHIWGLLLHRALKAWNIDHKLVRGHQIAQGLLSSKPPKALIVPGGWAKGKASSLGRTGILAVKQYVSEGGTYLGFCGGAGLALSGTGGLSLTDWERKGFENRLHHFLSGHISLNLNHDHPLVPDSLGKEALVPVWWPGQFSPHGAESTTALGKYSEPGPDFWVADLCVGSLPEGTLSDWENLYGISLMPSFLHNRPAIISGEFGKGNFILSYPHLETPASPQANIWLSHILDQVQNEPHTERPSVPAWELSDTPVLWDDTVLLSTRKSLETIITTGQGHFLLFWRNPWLLGWRRGIPGASINSLYALICEVTSLEPNDEALQMWNSCKADFSKYIEIFEKGVTGYLLAERLAMTMRRIEPHSVFPRGLKEQRNALFGPPPGAGGMYAKLLSTLEELTWIINKK